AGCCCGGCGCGTCCGCGCCGCGGTGGGGACACATTGGCCTGTACGGCTACCGGCGCGAGGTGCTGCTGTCGCTGGCGAAGCTGGCACCCACGCCGCTGGAAGAGGCGGAGAAGCTGGAGCAGCTCCGCGCGCTGGAACACGGCATCCCCATCCGCTGCGCGAAGGTCGCCTCGCATACGGTGGCCGTGGACGTGCCCGGTGACGTGGAGAAGGTCGAGGCCCTCCTCCGCGCGAGAGGGGGTTGACCGTGGGCTTCTTCAAGAACGTCTTCGGCGGGGGCAAGACGGAGGAGGCAACGCCTTCTCCCGACAGCGCGCCCACGCCAGGGGCTCCGCCCGGAGCCGGAGCCACCGCCCCGGCCGTCGACCCGGCGGGCGCGGCCCTTCCCGTGGAAGCCCGGGTGCCCGCGCCCGCGGAGCTTCCCGCCGCGCCCAAGCCACCCGCCCTCGCGGAGCTTCCCGCCGCGCCCAAGCCACCCGCGCCCGCGAAGACGGAGCGCCCCAAAGAGACCCGCAGGACGCAGCAGGAGGACGAGGACATGGAGGGCGTTCAACGGCTGGTGTCGCGCAAGGTGGAGCGGGTGCTGGAGCAGCTCGGGACGGTCGCCACGCGCGCTCGCACGGGCGAGGAGGTCCCCACCATCACCGCCACCCTGCACCTGTCCCACGGCCATTCGCTGACGGGCGAGGTCGTGGACTACATCCCGCGCGAATCGGTGCTGCTCGCCCTGGGCAAGGAAGGCCTGCGCCGCTCGGAGTCGGTGGCCTACGTGGACATCGCCACGGTGGTCGCGGTGTCAGTGAGCCACGCGGAGAAGCTGCTGGAGCTCACGCAGTTGGTGCGCCCCAACCCCACGCGGCAGGACATCGTCACGCTGCTGGAGAAGCTGCCCCACGCCCTCACCGAGCAGTTCTGGCCGGGGGAGATGTCGCTGGGCGGCAAGCCGCTGCGCTTCGACGTGGACTGGATGGGGCTGGACGACGAGCCGGGCCGCCGCGCGCTCGAGTCCGCCGTGAATGTCACCAGCCACGCGCTGCGCGCCCTGGCCCAGGAGCAGGGACGCGAGGTGCTGCGCCGCATCACCACCGTGCGCTTCCTCAAGGGCCGCGACACGCGCGCCGCCGTGGAGGGAGAGACGGGCACGGTGACGGTGGGCCCGGGCGAGCCCACCGTGTCCGCCTTCCGGAAGTCCTTCGCCGCCGGCATCAAATAACGGGCAGCGACGCGGGCTCGGCGTCCAGCGGGAAGGCGCCGTCGAGCATCGCCAGCTCCTCGGAGGTCAACACCAGCGACGCGGCGGCGGCGTTGTCCCGCGCGTGGGCTTCCCGGCTCGCCTTGGGAATGGCGAACAGCGAGGGCCGACGCACCAGGAACCGCAGCGCCACCTGGTACGGCGTGACGCCATGCGCGCGGGCGATGGCACCCAGCACCTTCCCACCCCGGCTGTCGGGCCGAGGGAAGCTGCCGTTGCCAAAGGGGCTGTAGCCCACCACCGCCACGCCGTTCGCTTCACACCAAGGCAGGACGGCGTGTTCGATGGCGCGCTCCTCCAGATGGTAGAGCACCTGGTTGCACGCGATCCGCCCCGGCCCCGCGAGCGAGAGCGCCTCCTCCAGGTCCTCCACGTCGAAGTTGCTCACGCCCCAGGCGCGAATCTTTCCGTCCGCTACCAGCTTCTCGAAGGCGCGCACCGTCTCCTCCAGCGGGTGCGAACCCGGCCAGTGCAGCAGGTAGCAGTCGAGCCAGTCGGTGCGCAGCCGCTTCAGGCTCCGCTCGCACGCGGCGAGCGTCCCCGCATAGGTGGCGTTGGACGGCATCACCTTCGACACGAGGAAGACCTCGTCCCGCCGGCCGGCGATGGCCTCGGAGACGATGGACTCCTCCACCTGGCCGTGGCCGTACAGCTCGGCGGTGTCCACGTGCGTCATCCCCAGGTCCAACCCGGCGCGAAGGGCACGGAGGGCGCTTGCCCGGTCGTCCGCTTCCATCTGCCAGGTCCCCTGCCCGAGGACGGGCACTGACACCCGCGTGCTCCCGAATCCGTGCTTCTCCATGGCGCTCCCCCTGACATGGCGGCTGACCCGCGTAGGAGAGGATTAATACCCCTTCAGCACACACGCAGGCGCCCAGTGCACCGCCCGCAGGCTCGCGTTAGTCTCCGCCGGTGTCTTCCCCCGAGAAAGATTCGACAGCCCGGCCGCCTCCTCGCGTGACGCTGCGCCGCCTCCTGATGCTGGCGCGCCCGGAGGTGGTGCCCCTCGCCGGGGCCACCCTCTTCCTGCTCATCAGCAGCGGCGCCACGCTCGTCTATCCCCGCGCCATTGGCGACCTGGTGGACCAGGCCCTCAACGCGAAGAACCGTCAGGTCGTGGACGGGCTCGCGCTGGTGATGCTCGCCGTGTTCGTGGTGCAGGGCCTCGCCATGGCCCTGCGCGCCTACCTCTTCAACACCGCCGGCGAGCGCGTGGTGGCGCGGCTGCGCAAGGACCTCTTCCGCGCCCTGCTGTCCCAGGAGGTGGGTTTCTTCGACGCGCGCCGCACCGGTGAGCTCACCAGCCGCCTGTCGTCGGACACCACGGTGCTCCAGAACACCGTCACCGCCAACGTGTCCATGTTCCTGCGCTACGCCGTCACCGCCGTGGGCGGCGTGGCCCTGCTGTTCTACACATCCTTCCAGCTCACGCTGGTGATGCTCACCGTCATCCCGCCGGTGGCCATTGGCGCCGTGCTGTACGGCCGCCGCGTGCGCGCCATCTCCCGCCAGGTGCAGGACGCGCTCGCCGCCAGCGGCGAGGTGGCCGAGGAGGACCTGTCCGGCATCCGCACGGTGCGCTCCTTCGCCGCGGAGCGCCACGAGGTGGAGCGCTACAGCGTCGCCGTGGAGCGCTCCTTCACGCTGGCACGCGACCGCACGTTCCAGTCCTCCGTGTTCCTGGGCGCGGCGTCCATCGCCGGGTACGGCTCCATCGCCGCGGTGCTGTGGTACGGCGGCCGGCTGGTGGTGGACGGCAGCCTGTCCGTGGGCGCGCTCACCTCGTTCCTCATCTACACCATGCTGGTGGCCTTCTCGTTCAGCGGCATCGCGGAGCTGTGGGCGGACTTCATGCGCGCCAGCGGCGCCGCCGAGCGCGTCTTCGAGCTGCTGGACCGCCAGCCCGCCATCCGCGCCGGCGGCGAGCAGCTCACGGACCTGCGCGGCCACGTGGAGTTCCGCGGCGTCCACTTCTCCTACCCCACCCGGCCCGACGTGCCGGTGCTCCAGGGCTTGGATTTGGAGCTGCGGCCGGGCGAGGTGGTGGCGGTGGTGGGCCCCTCCGGCGCGGGCAAGTCCACGCTGGCCTCCCTGCTGTCACGTTTCTATGACCCGCAGGGCGGCGAGGTGCTGCTGGACGGCCATCCGCTCACCGCCCTGGAGCCGGAGTGGCTGCGCCGCAACATCGGCATGGTGGCGCAGGAGCCCCAGCTCTTCTCCTGCTCCATCGCGGACAACATCCGCTACGGCCGGCCCGACGCCACCGACGCCCAGGTGGAAGAGGCCGCTCGCGCCGCCAACGCCCACGCCTACATCGAGCGCTTCCCGGAGGGCTACCGCACCCAGGTGGGCGAGCGCGGCGTGCAGCTCTCGGGTGGCCAGAAGCAGCGCGTCGCCATCGCCCGCGCGGTGCTGAAGGACCCTCGGCTGCTCATCCTCGACGAGGCCACCAGCGCCCTGGACGCGGAGAGCGAGCACCTGGTCAAGGACGCGCTGGAGCGCCTGATGCAGGGCAGAACCACGCTCATCATCGCCCACCGCCTGTCCACCGTGGCCAACGCCAACCGGGTGCTGGTGCTCGACGGCGGCGTCATCATCCAGAGCGGCACCCACGCCTCCTTGATGAACCAGGAGGGCCTGTACCGGCGGCTGGTGGAGCGGCAGTTTGTCGCAGCTTGAACGTCTGGTGCCCACACGGCTTGGGCCCTGCACCCAGCGACAGTGGCGGCCATTTCCCGGCCCGATTAAGTCAGGGGCTCCGAAAGGAGGTGATGCCTTGAACGACAGCAACTCCAAGGCGTCCACCTCCGCGTCGGTGGCCTGAAAAGGCGCTGAGGCGGTGGCAGACGCTGGCAGTTCGGGGCCCGTTTCCCGCGAGGGAGACGGGCCTTTTTACGGACGCTCGGGAATGCCGGACCGCCCCTCCTGTTCGGAGCGCGCCAGGGGGAGGCCGACCCAACACGTTTCTTCCGGGAGTCACAGCCGTGTCCATCACCCCATGCCCCAGCCCGCTGCCCACCGCCCTTCGTGACGAAGAGTCCGTCGACACGCAGCGCAACCTCTTCTGCCCCAACTACGACGCCTGCCTGCACCTGGTGGTGAAGCGCGGCTGGGAGGGGTGGAGCTGCCGGAACTGCGACCTGCGCAAGTTCCGCGTCGGCCAGCCGACCGCCCAGGAGTTCGCGGTCGCCCGCCCGGGTGGTTGGGACGGCAACTGACGCAGCCCCCCAGGACACAGCGGGCGGCCGTCCACCGAAAACAGAATAATTGACGCATCCCTGCCTCAGTTGGCAGAACGGGACATGCGCTCCAAGAAAACCAAGTTCATCTTCGTGACGGGCGGAGTGGTCAGCTCCCTCGGCAAGGGCCTCGCCTCGGCTTCCATCGGCGCCCTGCTGGAGAACCGTGGGCTGGCCGTCACCCTCATCAAGCTGGACCCCTACATCAACGTGGATCCGGGCACCATGAGCCCGTTCCAGCATGGCGAGGTGTTCGTCACCGAGGACGGCGGTGAGACGGACATGGACCTCGGCCACTACGAGCGGTTCACCAACGCGCGGATGAGCCGGCTCAACAACTTCACGTCCGGCCGCATCTACCACGCCGTCATCATGAAGGAGCGGCGGGGCGAATATCTGGGCAAGACGGTCCAGGTGATTCCGCACGTCACCGACGAAATCAAGTCCAGCATCCGCCAGGCGGCGCAGGACGCGGACGTGGTCATCGTCGAGGTGGGCGGCACCGTGGGCGACATCGAGTCGCTGCCCTTCCTCGAGGCCATCCGCCAGATGCGCTACGACGTGGGCAGCGAGAACGTCGTCTACGTGCACCTGACGCTGCTGCCGTACATCGGCGCGGCCGGCGAGGTGAAGACCAAGCCCACGCAGCACTCGGTGATGAAGCTGCGCGAGATTGGCATCCAGCCCGACTTCCTCGTGTGCCGCACGGACCGCGAGGTGTCCCGCGAGATGAAGGACAAGATCGCCATGTTCTGCAACGTGGACACGCGCAGCGTGTTCACCTCGCCGGACGTGCGCAGCATCTACGAGCTGCCGCTGGAGCTGCACCGCCAGGGCCTGGACGAGCGGCTCGCGGAGGTCCTCAACATCTGGAGCCGGGCGCCCCACCTGGAGCGCTGGGAGAACATCATCCGCAAGGTGTACGAGCCGGCGCGCGGACAGGTCCGCGTCGCGATTGTCGGCAAGTACGTCAACCTCACGGAGAGCTACAAGAGCCTCAACGAGGCGCTCCTGCACGGCGGCATCGCCAACGACGTGAAGGTGAACCTGCACTTCGTCGACAGCCAGGAGGTCGAGGAGCAGGGCGCGGAGAAGATGCTGGCCGGCGTGGACGCCATCCTCGTGCCCGGCGGCTTCGGCGTGCGCGGTACCGAGGGCAAGATTGCCGCCGTGCGCTACGCGCGTGAGAAGAAGGTCCCCTTCTTCGGCATCTGCCTGGGCCTGCAGATGGCCGTGGTGGAGTTCAGCCGCACCGTGCTGGGCCTGGCCAACGCCAACAGCCTGGAGTTCAACGAGCACACGCCGCACCCGGTGGTGACGCTCATGGAGAGCCAGGTGAAGGTGCAGGACAAGGGCGGCACCATGCGCCTGGGCAGCTACGCCTGCGCGCTCAAGCCCGGCACCCGCGCCCACCAGCTCTACGGGCAGGACACCATCCAGGAGCGCCACCGTCACCGCTACGAGGTGAACAACGCGTACCGGGGCAAGCTGCAGGAGGCGGGGCTCGTCATCTCCGGCGCCAACCCCGAGCTCAACCTGGTGGAGATGATTGAGCTGGCCGAGCACCCCTACTTCGTCGGCTGCCAGTTCCACCCCGAGTTCAAGAGCAAGCCCTTCGCACCCCACCCCCTCTTCTCCGGCTTCATCCGCGCGGCGCTCGCCCAGCGGGACGCGAACGCGGCGGCCGGGCAGGTGACCGCATGAGTGCCCCCACCCCCATCGAGCTGTGCGGCTTCAAGGTTGGCCAGGGACAGAAGCTGTTCGTCATCGCCGGCCCCGACAGCATCGAGTCCGAGGACATGGCCCTGCGCCACGCCCGGATGCTCAAGGACATCACCAGCCGGCTCGGCGTGCCGTATGCCTTCAAGTGCTCCTACGACAAGGCCAACCGCACCAGCGGCAAGTCCTTCAGAGGCCCGGGTCTCAAGGAAGGTCTGAGAATCCTGAAGCGGATCCGCGACGAAGTGGGCGTCCCCGTACTCACGGACGTCCATGAAACAAGTCACGTCGGGCCAGCCTCGGAAGTTGTGGATATCATCCAGATACCGGCGTTCCTCTGCCGGCAGACGGATCTGGTGGAAGCCGTGGCGCGTACTGGCAAGGGCGTGAACCTGAAGAAGGGGCAGTTCGTGGCGCCCAAGGACATCGTCCACTCGGCGCGCAAGGCCTTCGAGACGGGCAACCCCAACGTGCTCGTCACCGAGCGCGGTTCGACGTTCGGCTACAACAATCTCGTGGTGGACATGCGCGGCCTCGCGCAGATGCGCGACGCCGGCCTCGCCGTGTGCTTCGACGCCACCCACTCCGTGCAGCTCCCCAGCGCTGGCAACGGCGAGACGGCCGGTGAGCGCCGCTTCGTGTCATTGCTCGCGCGCTCCGCCGCGGCCGCCGGGATTGACGCGTTGTTCACGGAAGTCCACGAAGATCCGGATCGTGCCCTGTGTGACGGTCCGTGTTCGCTGAACCCACAGATGTTCGAGGACGTGGTACGAAACGTGCTGAGCATCCGCCGCGTCTTGGGACACGAGCCGGGTTGATGCGTCAGCGCACAGAGGAGTCGAGCAAGCCATGGTGACGGAAGCCCCTTCCAGACTGGGAAAGGAAGAGCTCACGTCCCGCGCTGCGCGCGTGCGCCTGCTCGTCTTCGACGTGGACGGGGTCCTCACGGACGGGGGCCTCTACTACGGCCAGGACGGCGAGCTGATGAAGCGCTTCGACGTCAAGGACGGCCACGCGCTCGTCATGGCCCGCCTGTCGGGCCTGCCCGCCGCCATCCTCACCGCCCGCACCTCCGGCATCGTGGAGAAGCGCGGCAAGGAGCTGGGGCTCGCGGCGGTGTTTCAGGGCCGACGTGACAAGTCGGCCGCGCTCAAAGAGCTGGTCGCCCAACTGGACGTGCCCCTGGACGCCTGCGCCTACATGGGTGACGACCACAACGACCTGGGCCCACTTTCAATGGTGGCTCTTTCCGCTTGTCCTGCGGATGCGGTCCCCGAAGTGCGCCACGAGGCCCACTTCGTTACCCAGAGTCCTGGCGGCCGAGGGGCCGCTCGTGAACTCGTGGAACTGTGTCTCAAGGCCAGTGGCCGCTGGGACGACGCAGTGGGTCTGATGAGAGGGTCTGATAGGCGCGGTACTCAGTAAGGTTGAAGAAAACCCGTGTTCAAGGTAGGTGAATAGTTCCATGGGCAGCGGAATGATGCAGCAAGAGGGGAGTACGGCGATGACGGACCAGCTCTACACCACGCACGACATCAGTCGTTTGCTTCAGGTGGACCCGTCCACCGTGAGCAAGTGGATTGACCGGGGCATCCTGATGGCTTTCAGGACGCCGGGCGGCCACCGCCGCGTGCGGTCGGCGGACCTGCGCACCTTCCTCATCACGCACCAGATGCCTGTGCCGGAAGAGCTCGGAAGCGGCACCGTGCGCCTGCTCGCGGTGGATGACGAGCGCCCGGTGCTGGACGCCATCAAGCGCGCGTTCAAGCCGTTCGCGGCCCAGGTGGAGCTGCAGACGACGACGAGCGGCGTGGAGGCCCTGCTGCTCGTGTCCGAGCAGAAGCCGCACGGCATGATCATCGACCTCAACATGCCGGACATCGACGGCCTCGAGGTCTGCCGCCGCATCCGCGCGCGCAAGCAGATGGAAGGCGTGCGGCTCATCACCATGACGTCCGCGCACACGCCGGAAGTCGTGGAGCAGTCCAAGCAGGCCGGCGCGCTGGCGTGCCTGGCCAAGCCGCTGGACGTCCAGCAGGTGCTGGAGCTGTTCCGCGTGCCAATGGCGCTCAGCGCCAAGCGGTAGCACAGGCAGGGCTTCCGCCTCTGTCCGCGGAAGCCCTGGCAGGGGTTGTGATGATGGGAGGCAGGTGACCTCCCTGGCCAGCGGTGTGCGCCCGGGGCCTCAGCCCTGGACCTTGACTTCGATGACGCGAGGCTTGCTCTCCTCGCGCCGAGGCAAGGTCAGCGTCAGCACGCCCTGCTCGTAGCGCGCTTCCACCTTGCTGGCGTCCACGCTGTCAGGCAGCGCGAAGGAACGGGCCAACGTTCCGAAGGCGCGCTCTTGCCGGCGCACGTTGACGCCCTCCGCGCGGGGCTCGGCCTTGCGCTCGGCCTGCACGGTGAGGATGTCCTTCTCCACCGTCACCTGGATGGACTTCGCCTCCAGCCCGGGCATGTCCAGTTGGAGCGTGAGCCCGCTCTCGGACTCGAGGATGTCCGCGGCCGGCGTGCGCTCCCGCGGCGCCTGACGCCACATGGGCTGCGTCAGCTCGCGGAAGAGCGCGTCCACGTCGCGCATCAACGGGTTCACCACCACGGCGGAGTTGAACGGATTGCGGGTCTGCATGGACGTCTCCTGTTCGTGTCGCCCTCGCGGACGCACGGCATGACTGTGCTTGTGTTGGTTCAGGTTCGCGGTCGCCGCGGTGCCCCCCACCGGGGCTCCAGCGCCGCCTCACAAGACTCAAGAGAACCATGCTTCGGAACGTGTCAAGCAACGCCCCGAGGCCCCGCGCGGGCCCTCACACCACGCTTGCCTGCCCGCCTTCCCGGCCGACTCAGTCGTCGTCGCGCCCGAGCTGCACCGCGTACCCTTCTTCGTCGCGGGACACCTGCACCGTCCACGGACGGCAGCACACCGGGCAGTCCTCGATGTACGACTCCGAGGCCACGCCGATGGGGTCCACGGCGACCTCGACCGCTTCACCGCAATAGGGACACTGCTGGGTGGCGGATTCCGCGAAGGGTTGCATGGCAGGCCTCCTCATCGCGGACGCAGCGTCCGCGCATCTAGACGGTAGAATGCGGAGCCATGGCATCTCCTTCCCGGAATCGCATTGGCGACATCCTCGTCAAGGCACGCGTCATCGACGACTTGCAACTGCGCAGCGCGCTGGCCACCCATGACCAATGGGGAGGCCGCCTGTCGCGCATCATCGCGGACCTGGGGCTGGCCACCGATGACGTCATCACCGAGGCCATCTGCCAGGGCCTGGGAATGCAGCGCATCCAGTTGGGCAACGTCACACGCGACGCGGGCGCGCTCGCGCGCGTGGACGTGAACCTCGCCGAGCAGAAGGCCGTCTTCCCCGTGTCGCTGAAGGACAACGGCAAGACGCTGGTGCTGGCCATGGCGGACCCCACGGACCTCGTCACGCTGGACCAGGTGGCGGCGAAGAGCCGCGCCCGCGTGGTCGTCATGGTGGCGGGCGAGCGTGAAATCGAACACGCCATCCTCCGCCACTACCGCGGGCAGGAACCGGTGGTCAGCACGCGCTTCGGTGGCAAGCAGCGCGAGTCGGACGAGGACACGTCCTCGGATGAAGACGAGTTCAAGGTCGTCGACATGAGCGGCAACACGGTGGTGAAGCGCATCGCGGACATCACCCCGCCCGCGCCCGCCGCCGCGCCCCCTCCGCCGCCGCGCGCCGCGGAGCGAGCCCCCGCGCCGGCCAGCAACGCGAGCGCCGCCGACATCCTCGACGAGATTCTCGCGGGCGGCGCGCCGTCCTCGGAGTGGAGCGACGAGGACCTGAAGCGTCTGCAGACGGTGCAGCAGAACCAGGAGAAGAGCTCCAAGATTCTGCGCGCGCTGCTGGAGCTGCTCCTGGAGAAGGGCGCGCTCCAACAGCGCGAGCTGGCCGCGAGGATGAGGCTGTAGTCCGCGTCCTCAGCCGAGCTCGAGCAGCTCGCGGCCGGTGAGCCCCAGCAGGAAGAGGATGGTGTCCAGGCCTCCCGCGGAGATGGACGTATCGGCCGCGGCGCGCAGCTTGGGCTTCGCCCGGAAGGCGATGCCCAGCCCGGCACGCTCCAGCATCAGCAAGTCATTGGCGCCGTCGCCCACGGCGACCACCTGGTCCAGTTGGATGCCCTCCGCC
This genomic window from Myxococcus hansupus contains:
- a CDS encoding CTP synthase, encoding MRSKKTKFIFVTGGVVSSLGKGLASASIGALLENRGLAVTLIKLDPYINVDPGTMSPFQHGEVFVTEDGGETDMDLGHYERFTNARMSRLNNFTSGRIYHAVIMKERRGEYLGKTVQVIPHVTDEIKSSIRQAAQDADVVIVEVGGTVGDIESLPFLEAIRQMRYDVGSENVVYVHLTLLPYIGAAGEVKTKPTQHSVMKLREIGIQPDFLVCRTDREVSREMKDKIAMFCNVDTRSVFTSPDVRSIYELPLELHRQGLDERLAEVLNIWSRAPHLERWENIIRKVYEPARGQVRVAIVGKYVNLTESYKSLNEALLHGGIANDVKVNLHFVDSQEVEEQGAEKMLAGVDAILVPGGFGVRGTEGKIAAVRYAREKKVPFFGICLGLQMAVVEFSRTVLGLANANSLEFNEHTPHPVVTLMESQVKVQDKGGTMRLGSYACALKPGTRAHQLYGQDTIQERHRHRYEVNNAYRGKLQEAGLVISGANPELNLVEMIELAEHPYFVGCQFHPEFKSKPFAPHPLFSGFIRAALAQRDANAAAGQVTA
- a CDS encoding response regulator codes for the protein MGSGMMQQEGSTAMTDQLYTTHDISRLLQVDPSTVSKWIDRGILMAFRTPGGHRRVRSADLRTFLITHQMPVPEELGSGTVRLLAVDDERPVLDAIKRAFKPFAAQVELQTTTSGVEALLLVSEQKPHGMIIDLNMPDIDGLEVCRRIRARKQMEGVRLITMTSAHTPEVVEQSKQAGALACLAKPLDVQQVLELFRVPMALSAKR
- a CDS encoding Hsp20/alpha crystallin family protein is translated as MQTRNPFNSAVVVNPLMRDVDALFRELTQPMWRQAPRERTPAADILESESGLTLQLDMPGLEAKSIQVTVEKDILTVQAERKAEPRAEGVNVRRQERAFGTLARSFALPDSVDASKVEARYEQGVLTLTLPRREESKPRVIEVKVQG
- a CDS encoding aldo/keto reductase, whose protein sequence is MEKHGFGSTRVSVPVLGQGTWQMEADDRASALRALRAGLDLGMTHVDTAELYGHGQVEESIVSEAIAGRRDEVFLVSKVMPSNATYAGTLAACERSLKRLRTDWLDCYLLHWPGSHPLEETVRAFEKLVADGKIRAWGVSNFDVEDLEEALSLAGPGRIACNQVLYHLEERAIEHAVLPWCEANGVAVVGYSPFGNGSFPRPDSRGGKVLGAIARAHGVTPYQVALRFLVRRPSLFAIPKASREAHARDNAAAASLVLTSEELAMLDGAFPLDAEPASLPVI
- a CDS encoding KdsC family phosphatase; the encoded protein is MVTEAPSRLGKEELTSRAARVRLLVFDVDGVLTDGGLYYGQDGELMKRFDVKDGHALVMARLSGLPAAILTARTSGIVEKRGKELGLAAVFQGRRDKSAALKELVAQLDVPLDACAYMGDDHNDLGPLSMVALSACPADAVPEVRHEAHFVTQSPGGRGAARELVELCLKASGRWDDAVGLMRGSDRRGTQ
- the kdsA gene encoding 3-deoxy-8-phosphooctulonate synthase; this translates as MSAPTPIELCGFKVGQGQKLFVIAGPDSIESEDMALRHARMLKDITSRLGVPYAFKCSYDKANRTSGKSFRGPGLKEGLRILKRIRDEVGVPVLTDVHETSHVGPASEVVDIIQIPAFLCRQTDLVEAVARTGKGVNLKKGQFVAPKDIVHSARKAFETGNPNVLVTERGSTFGYNNLVVDMRGLAQMRDAGLAVCFDATHSVQLPSAGNGETAGERRFVSLLARSAAAAGIDALFTEVHEDPDRALCDGPCSLNPQMFEDVVRNVLSIRRVLGHEPG
- a CDS encoding general secretion pathway protein GspE gives rise to the protein MASPSRNRIGDILVKARVIDDLQLRSALATHDQWGGRLSRIIADLGLATDDVITEAICQGLGMQRIQLGNVTRDAGALARVDVNLAEQKAVFPVSLKDNGKTLVLAMADPTDLVTLDQVAAKSRARVVVMVAGEREIEHAILRHYRGQEPVVSTRFGGKQRESDEDTSSDEDEFKVVDMSGNTVVKRIADITPPAPAAAPPPPPRAAERAPAPASNASAADILDEILAGGAPSSEWSDEDLKRLQTVQQNQEKSSKILRALLELLLEKGALQQRELAARMRL
- a CDS encoding CPXCG motif-containing cysteine-rich protein, with product MQPFAESATQQCPYCGEAVEVAVDPIGVASESYIEDCPVCCRPWTVQVSRDEEGYAVQLGRDDD
- a CDS encoding ABC transporter transmembrane domain-containing protein, giving the protein MSSPEKDSTARPPPRVTLRRLLMLARPEVVPLAGATLFLLISSGATLVYPRAIGDLVDQALNAKNRQVVDGLALVMLAVFVVQGLAMALRAYLFNTAGERVVARLRKDLFRALLSQEVGFFDARRTGELTSRLSSDTTVLQNTVTANVSMFLRYAVTAVGGVALLFYTSFQLTLVMLTVIPPVAIGAVLYGRRVRAISRQVQDALAASGEVAEEDLSGIRTVRSFAAERHEVERYSVAVERSFTLARDRTFQSSVFLGAASIAGYGSIAAVLWYGGRLVVDGSLSVGALTSFLIYTMLVAFSFSGIAELWADFMRASGAAERVFELLDRQPAIRAGGEQLTDLRGHVEFRGVHFSYPTRPDVPVLQGLDLELRPGEVVAVVGPSGAGKSTLASLLSRFYDPQGGEVLLDGHPLTALEPEWLRRNIGMVAQEPQLFSCSIADNIRYGRPDATDAQVEEAARAANAHAYIERFPEGYRTQVGERGVQLSGGQKQRVAIARAVLKDPRLLILDEATSALDAESEHLVKDALERLMQGRTTLIIAHRLSTVANANRVLVLDGGVIIQSGTHASLMNQEGLYRRLVERQFVAA